The genomic stretch ACAATGCTCATCGCCGGTTCAATCTCAGAGATCGCTCATGAGGCAAGCCGGCAGAGCGATTCGACCGCAGAAGCGCATAGCCTAATCGACCAAGTCGCCACAGCGATTGAACAAGTATCAAAAGGCGCAAGCGAGCAAACCCGCCAGGTCGCCGAAACAACAGGCGGCATGAGCGGCCTTGCCCAGGCTATCAATAAGGTTGCAGAAAACGCTCGCACGGTTATGAGCGTTGTCACCGAGAGTTCTAAGACGGGGGTTCGCGGGCAAGAGGCAGTTGATGAGTCTATCTCCGGCATGGACAGGATCCGCGAAACCGTTATGGAATCCGCGAAAAAGATCCAGGCGCTCGGTGAGAAATCAAAGCAAATCGGCGAGATTGTCGAAGTTATCGATGATATAGCAGAGCAGACCAACTTGCTAGCACTAAACGCGGCGATAGAAGCGGCGCGTGCAGGCGAGCACGGCAAGGGATTTGCCGTTGTAGCCGATGAGGTTGGAAAACTCGCTGAGCGAAGCGCCCGGGCGACCGGTGAAATTGCAGAGCTCATTAACGGCATACGCAACGAGACAATAGAAGCGGTCGCTGCTATGGAAAAAGGCACCCAGGAAGTTGAGTCAGGTAGTGAACTTGCACAGCATGCCGGCTCCGCCATCAAGGAACTTATAGTATCGGTAAACCGGGTTGTAAACGAGATTGCCGAGGTATCGGAAGCAGCCGAGCAAATATCGACTTCATCTGAAACAGTTGCGGCTGCGATGGATCAGATCGCTTCAATCACCCAAGAGAATACGGCGATTACCGAAGAGGTTGCCGCATCATCAGAGCAAATCGTGCGTGTCGTCCAGGCGATATCCGAGTCCTCAAGTCACTCAGCTGACGAGGCAATGCAGATATCGGCTTCGTCAGAACAACAATCAGCGTCAGTTGAGGAGATCGCAGCTTCGGTTAGCGAGCTCTCGCACATGGCTGAGATGTTATACAAACTTGTAGAAGAATACCAGTTAGCCAAGTAGGAGGACTGAATATGAGTCAGGAACAGGCATTTGAGCAAGACCAGCTAGTGGTCTTTGAAGTAGGGGATGAGTCGTTTGGCATCGACATATCTCTCGTTCAAGAGATTATCAGATTGCAACCGATAACCGAGGTTCCTAAAGCGCCGATGCACGTGAAGGGCGTTATTAACCTTCGCGGTAAAGTTATCCCGGTTGTCGATCTAATCGAGCGCTTCGGCTTCTCATCGAGCGAGGAAACAAAAGCAACGCGTATCGTTGTTGTCAACGTCCTCGGCAATACCGTCGGCATGATCGTCGACGCGGTGTCGGAAGTCTTAAGGCTCTCAATCGATTCAATCGAGCCGCCTTCCTCAATTGTGGAGAGCGTCGGCTCACAATATCTTAAGGGAATCGGCAAGCTTGAAGAGCGCCTCATTATCCTGCTTGACCTGGATAAGCTTCTTGCCGAGATGGGCGCAAAGGCGATCGGCGATTTCGCCGGGTTATCAGCAGTGGCCTAGGTGATCGCTGCAAGCACATGTAGCAAGATAGAGCGGTGTTTTTAAGGCACCTTTGAGAAGCAGAAGTGGCAGCAATCAAGAATTGTAGGAGATAGGGATGGATCTAGTATTTGACGCTTCGCCAGAAGATTTAAAAGTATTCGTGCAAGAAGCAGAAGAACTTATACAACAAACAGACGAAAACATCCTTCGCCTCGAAAAAGAGGGAGAGGATCCGGAGCTTATCCAAGAGATATTCCGGGCTGCACACACAATCAAGGGCTCAGCAGGTATGCTGGGCCATGAGCGCATGGCACAGCTTATGCATGCCTGGGAAACCTTGTTTGATAAGGTTCGTAAAGGCGAACTTTCTGTTACTGCTGAACTTATAGATATTCTTCTTGATTGCCTTGATGCCCTAAAAGTACTCAAAGACGAATGCTACACGCTAAAATCGAGCGGCATAGATATAGCGCCGCTCAGCAGCAAATTACTGTCCTTCGCAGAAGGCACGGTG from Candidatus Aquicultor sp. encodes the following:
- a CDS encoding methyl-accepting chemotaxis protein, which codes for MAIVVIMLGALIMLAAVINCRRLLAIVRKTEYGLKWLGLFAFMLMFLGAYVVYGMILYKNVQLIDPNLLVSFVFLFGGIFVFLVVGLNYSTFNGLLVSKQRTMFEQISDAAKELASATKQLADNSDAVNETTMLIAGSISEIAHEASRQSDSTAEAHSLIDQVATAIEQVSKGASEQTRQVAETTGGMSGLAQAINKVAENARTVMSVVTESSKTGVRGQEAVDESISGMDRIRETVMESAKKIQALGEKSKQIGEIVEVIDDIAEQTNLLALNAAIEAARAGEHGKGFAVVADEVGKLAERSARATGEIAELINGIRNETIEAVAAMEKGTQEVESGSELAQHAGSAIKELIVSVNRVVNEIAEVSEAAEQISTSSETVAAAMDQIASITQENTAITEEVAASSEQIVRVVQAISESSSHSADEAMQISASSEQQSASVEEIAASVSELSHMAEMLYKLVEEYQLAK
- a CDS encoding chemotaxis protein CheW, encoding MSQEQAFEQDQLVVFEVGDESFGIDISLVQEIIRLQPITEVPKAPMHVKGVINLRGKVIPVVDLIERFGFSSSEETKATRIVVVNVLGNTVGMIVDAVSEVLRLSIDSIEPPSSIVESVGSQYLKGIGKLEERLIILLDLDKLLAEMGAKAIGDFAGLSAVA